The following proteins come from a genomic window of Nothobranchius furzeri strain GRZ-AD chromosome 1, NfurGRZ-RIMD1, whole genome shotgun sequence:
- the ucn3l gene encoding urocortin 3, like, protein MLSSLKTLLLLSVLCAPTSSLCLRLHQTRSDLLCNNFLAVRVPSDEPEPGYSPLGSLGSLLQSEGYLSPPSSSSSAESSREKRTSSPANYRFTSRTKLRGQMLRNSIKGDRRSRLTLSLDVPTNIMNVLFDVAKAKNLRAKAAENARLLAQIGRRK, encoded by the coding sequence ATGCTGTCGTCCCTGAAGACCTTGCTGCTGCTCTCGGTCCTGTGCGCGCCGACCTCCAGCCTGTGCCTGCGCCTCCACCAGACCCGCTCCGATCTCCTCTGCAACAACTTCCTGGCTGTTCGGGTTCCAAGTGATGAGCCCGAACCGGGTTACTCTCCATTAGGCAGCCTGGGGTCCCTGCTTCAGTCCGAGGGGTATCTCAGTCCCCCCTCATCCTCCTCTTCTGCTGAATCCAGCCGGGAAAAAAGAACTTCAAGTCCCGCAAATTACCGCTTCACGAGCCGGACGAAGCTTCGAGGGCAGATGCTCCGCAACAGCATCAAAGGAGACCGGAGGAGCAGACTGACCCTGTCCCTGGACGTCCCGACCAACATCATGAACGTCCTCTTTGACGTGGCCAAAGCCAAAAACCTGCGCGCTAAAGCGGCGGAAAACGCGCGTCTCCTGGCGCAAATCGGACGGAGAAAATAA